The DNA sequence ccattgataatgaaacaaaattTCATCTCACCGAAAACGTAGACAATCTTatcaaacctcgtaaaatctttatgcattatttgttttgttttttcattatcttctacgTCTTCTACAAGCCCTTATTCAAATGCATTTCACATGgaaaaactaaaacaaatattGTTACATCATAACTCTTGTCAAGTGAGTTGGCAGGCCAATTCTCCCACCCCACCTCGTAAAACCAGTTCCACCTATTTtgtggaatttttctttccgtctctctcttttcatattttcttttccttttctgtttggGTCCCCCACCCCACCTACAATGGCCCCACTCCGTACACTATCCGCCCCATTTTTCCCACAAACAAACAGGGCCACAGTGACTTTGGTGGAAATGTGGAACTCATCCTCAAAAACCAGATGAGAACTATACTATTCAACCCTTTTCCAtttacattattattattttcactgTTAAATAATTTCTCTTTCTAAGTCTGATCAGTTTAATTAACTAGACAGAGAAGTGGGCGGGTGACAGTGAAAACATTGGAAACTCGAAAGGCCATCTCAGTCGGATTCCACCACCGTGAATGTACGGCTTTCGGTCGCCACAGCCTTGTGAAGGTCACCCATCCCGACTCTGCAACTCGTGAAGACGAATCTCTGCATCCTGAAGTTCCGATCGTTCACCATGGGATTCACTGCGTATCCCCATCTGCAGATCCCCTCGTTCAATTCGCAGAAGAATATCTTCTCGGGATTCCGAGGATCGTAGATGTAGATGGAACCACCCTCTATCGAAACACGCGTCGTCGAGAGCGGGGAGTTCGCGTTCCTCAGCTTCTCCACCATCTCCGGCGGCATCTCCCCGATCGGTCTACACTCGCAGGTGTCTTGATCCACTTCCCAAAGCCCTAGGCCGCGAAAGTCCTCTGTTTCCCCCATTAGCCCCACCAGAATCAGCCGGCCGTCGACAAATCCGATAGTGGACTCAAACACAGCCACAGGTGGATTGATATAGTTGGGGTTGGAGATCAGTTTCAGATGAAAGGTGGTTCCCCATTTCTTGGTCTCCGAATCGAAGGAACAGAACAGACGGGAGCGCTTCTCTAGTAGGTAGAGTTTGTTGTCGGTGACGGCGGTGGAGATCCAATTGCTGGTGGCGGAGTCCAGGAACAAGAAAGGCATGGACTGACACTTGTCCCATCTCCCGGAGACGATGTCGTACACCTCGACGGTGAGTGGGTCGTCGTCGAAGTCGCAGGTGCCACCGACGACGAGTACGCCGGAGCCGAGTCGTGCGACGATGGGGTTTTCTCGCCACACAAGTGGCGGCTTCACATGGTGCCAAGTCAGGTGGAAGGGGTCGGAGGAGAAGGAAAATCCGGTCGTGGAGATTGTGTAGAGTAGGTTTTGGGAGCCGGAGGATCGGAGTGCgccggtggtggtggtggtggtggtgaagtGGAAGTTGTGGGTGTTTTGGATTCGAAGCCAAACGTGAGAGGAAGGGTCGAATGCGAAGGCGGAAGTTAAGGAATGGTTGCGGTAGTGAAGGGCGTAGACTAAGAACCAGGGTTTGAGACGAGGAGAGATGCGGAGGGAGGTGGAGACAGAGTGTCGCCAGGCTTTGGAGACACGAGAGGCCGCCACCAGGTCCAGCATCGTGAGGCGAGTGAGGATCATGGCCTCCAACACATCTCCATGGAGAGTCTGAGCTGATgatgcttcttctttttcttcttttggttgtggtgcttcatctccttctctctcttcttctttatggTTTGGAAGGATTTTCTTCATAGCCTTGGCCATTTATGTGAAAAGAAAAGCGGAGAAAGGAAGCAGCTATGAATTATGAATGGGTTCTCGAGGAAAAGGGCGAAGAGGTATATATAAAGAAGGCATAGTAGGTAGAGATAGGATCCGCTCCTCGTAAGTTTGCATTTAACACCTATCAcactttttgaaaaagtgttgAACACGCTTCCAAATATGGATACCCAGGGGAGTGGGGAGGCATCCCACGTGGGTAGAGAATTCAGATTCAAGAAATTTGGCTTTCCCCATCAATTTATTGCCACACGGTTGCCGTATGGAATAATCATAAAGGTACAAATGAATGTTGGACCTGACGCATGGGTTACTTTAGCATGtctctatatctctctctctctcctccccactCCCTCTGAACCtaatgaaccatggtttgatgaaagaGCTCTGGTCGAATTGGATTGGAATTGACCGAGTCTAATTCTTACTGGTTTTTTAGGGTACTCGTTGATTCTGTGGCCAATTCAAGTTGATACTCGATTGATGTAATCATTCAAGTTGTTTTCACTAATTCATTGTAAAatacaaaaaaccaaaacaaacaaacaatactgaaaatcaatatttgaggaaaattttcaaaatttcaaaaagtcTTGGGTGACTTGGTATGACTTAGTTTGAGTCTCATCAaatttttatgggaaaaggacAAGTATGCTACATAGTacttaggaattaggaatgctagcggcatTTTGACAGTAGGATTTGATCAATATGAATTGAACTATTGAATGGAGAGAAGATAGATAAATTTCCAATGCGcggttgcaacacctttactctctctctcctcgccaaaaaaaatcatttatttaccTGATCTAGccgaagaaagagaaatagttGGCACCGCCACTGTTGATGGAGCAGATGCCTCGTCTTTCAGACGTAGATCTCCCAGCCGCCATGACCAAGGTGGTCACCGACGTCACCCAGACCTGATCGGTGCTCCAGTCCTTGGGTGAACGCCCCGATGAGGCCGTCAATCTAGCCAAGGCCGTCGATCTCTGAAATCGATTCCGACAATGAAGAAGCCCAACCACCAAAATCGAAGCCGAGAGCAGGGAGAGAGGGACATTGGACCGCGAAAGAGAGTCCTGAGAGTTCACTGAAGATTTGCAGAGAGGGGGTAAGACTACAACTCCAGGcgagacgagagagagagagaaagcgagacgacgacgacgatgacgggGATTGACAGACGTTGGTCTTTCCATTTTTCCAATATCAATTCAAATGTCAAGCCGACGAcgacgaggagagagagagacgacgACGGAGAGAGGACCAGGTTCGCTCAGTTGGTCCGTCATCAGCTTCGCCATGGTATCGTCGTTAGGAGCCAATACTGGTGCTGGTGCCGGAGCTAGTGATGGCCCTGGAGCCATTGCATCATAGATCGACAGCACAGGCTGTGAACCTGTCGGCGTCGATGGTGCTGGTTTCTTGAGCTGGTGGGTTCTGGGGTCGACAGTCGGTGCTCCTTCTGGCTTCACCGCAGAAGTCTGTTGGAGATTTCTCTGACGGTTGAAATTGTCTTGAATGGATCGGGGGATTAATAGCCGTTCGATCCCATGAATGACACCGTCGGGACGAGTCATCGAGTCTGGATGGATGACCGCCACGGAATCGACCTTCTTGTCGAAATCCTTACAGGTAAGATGAACATGATCGTGAGAAAGCGTCTTGTGCTTAGCTGACTTGCCGTCGTCGCTTTCGCCCCAGCCGCAGTTGCTGTCGGTTACCAGATAGTACCGCTACCGTCGACAACAGCGGCGGTGccaactactttgctttctccggctggatccggtgaatgaatgattttttccggtgaggagagagagagagagtaaaggtgttgcaacagtgcattgaaattttgtttattttctcttcatccaacagttcaattcatgttgatcaaatcctacggtcaaaatgccactagcattcctaattcccaGGTActatgctagcatacctatccctctcccaatttTTATATATGACAAGTTTTCATGACTCgtgacttttttttctttttttactcgACCCATGTgaaaaaaactagattttttaaCATTGCTTTGAAGTGCTATAGATTATTAGACTGAAAGTTTTAACTTAAATTTATGGAGGTCGTTTTGCTTCACCTACGGTTAATGAAGTACTCTTTTACATGGACATTAATAGAATGAGGATCAAAATGAGAGTAAGGgtatttaatttcaaaatttcatcttATAATGGGAGTATTTATAATTGACGTATTGTGGGTTTTCCTTCACCAACTATGGAGGAAAATTTTCtactaaatttttttgaagaaaaattctTTGATCGATGGATTAAAGATAAGATAACATGATCTGAGAACCAGATTAAATAAAACTCCCCCAATTGAACAAAGAATTCAAACTCTCCCTCAAGAGACGATTACTTTTTTCAAACCTCACAAGATAAGCACCGTATGTCGATAGCTAGCCTTGCAAGACGTAGGCGTGCCGTGCACCTTCATGCAAGCAAAGAACTATTGGCAGGAATAAATAGGCCACTAGTAACAATGATGTGTACATTTGGGCCCATTTTCACTTTTGTCTTCATCAGTCCAATCTCAAAGGACTCAAACTCCACTTCCCTTTTTCCAAGTCaagaaaatgattttaagcgtACAATCTAATATGGGACTTGGATAATAGAATAGTTCCATGTTCACACGAAATAggatattctttttctttatggTTTGGAGAAAATGCACCTAAGAAGGTTTGTAATAGACAATGTAActgtcttaatttttttttttaattttttttttatgtatatttttagTTAGGAAaggccaaaaaagaaaaagaaaaaagcaacgTAAGGTAGGGAGTAAAGACCGTAGTTACGTTAAAATGAAAAACGACAGAAAATCTTGATTTGATATAAAGTGTTTAGAATGATTCAAAATACGAATAATACATTAGAAATATGATCAAACATTAGGAGAGAAGCTAAATAAGCGAAAATGGagaatatacatatataaattaTATATGTTGGACCAACTCATGTCTTATTAATTTAATATTAATATATGATGTGTGgatcataaattattttttttaaataaaaaatttaagttttttaAAAGGTACAAATTTTCACATAGAAGAGAGAGACTCATCAATGAACTTAGGTGCTCTCTCAATGGTCTTTTTGGTAAAAGGATTAGGTCAGTTGTCAAGGATCAATGATTCACAATGAAGAGATCATGACTCAtgcatttctctctttctcggGACTTACTTATAAGAAAAATGGTCCATGATCCTTGTGGTCCAATAGGGCCCACTAAGAGTTGAGAGTCTTGAGACTTGAGAAGTAACCACAAGTATTAGCCTCACACTcatcacccttttttttttttttggattaattaACCCATACCATGAATTTTAGGGTTGCAGTTGAAACTGGGCCCACCATCCAGGCCACAACCCCACCCTGAAACAAAACTTCAAAATGACCTCTCATTGTCAAGTTTCCTGTCTCTATGTCCTCTTTCTCTGGGTAACTTAACATGGCCAGCCAAACAGACAGGTAAAATGCCCATTTCATTTCACTTTAAACATCTGAGCATCACAGtttcataaaatagaaacaaaacatTTCAATATGTATAGTGAAATTTAATGTTTCATAACCAAACCACATGGCAATAACAGTTTATTTGACTCTGCCCATCTGATATATAAGACTCACACTCACTTCAAGACTGAAATTTCAACCCTACACTTTTCCCTTAAAGAAATCACCCTTTTCAGGATAAACATAGTTTTTGTTAGATTGGGttgaaattttatggacatgCAGAGGACCTTTAGATTCTGTGCTctcattcatatatatatatatatatatatatataaagttttAGTACtcttaaatgtaatttttaagtGGCAGAATAATAATGcaatgaaaaaaataagggCTAACAAAGATTGTGTTTGGAGTCTTTGGACCACCAAGGAGATACATACCATTGTTAGGGGGAATAAACCATTTCTTAGTTACATTAATTTCCATTGAATTCATCATCAATGGTAGATTTCTGTAGGTGAGTTTTTGTTGCTCCTAATAATAAGTCTTAATGTGACTGCTAGCCACCACTATTCACAAACACCAAAGCCCCtaaccttctaccaaaaaaaaaaagcccctaACCTTCCAATATTAATTTCTATTCTATGCCCTTGCAGGATGCTATTCAACTGATCATATGTTCTCCCCCAAAACTAGTCTCTTCTGATACAAGACTTGAACCTTCGACCTCAAGGTTGAGCATATAATTAACAAGCCATTGAGGATATAAAGAGACTTGTCCCAACCTTCAACAGAAACAACATGAACACCCAGAGACCTAATCCTCAAGTACCCCTCATGGATCTTCTACCACGGCCATACACAACATAGAAGTGCTCATGCATGTAACAGATACTGAAAAACCCGGTTGGCAAGATCGCACAAACAGTTTGGTCATTGGTGGTTGATGGCTATATACTCAGATGCTGCAATGGAAGATTACAGCATACTGGCAAGGGAAAGGGAACCTCTGGGAAGAGTGTTAGCTGCAATCCAAATGTCTTCACTAAGTGCGAATTTCCTAAGAAAGTTATTTTCCCTTCAATACTGTCCAAAACTATCTTTTGAATCACCTGCAACCCAAGCTTTCACCCAATTGACCATCCAAAGGGAGAGAAAAACCATAATATAGTAAGTTTAATCAATTCCACATTTTAAATGTCATTGATTAGGATGCCATTTTGAACCCCTCACCCCTCACCCCTCACCCCTCACCCCTCATCCCTGGACATACAAGGGTTATCCCTGGAATGCGCATTCCAGAGGATACACTTTATAAGATacaaaatgaaatagaaaagcATATTGGACGATCCAGAAAACTACAAGGCCCAGCAAACTGATCTTTTTCCCAGTGCGAACAAAGCATCCAACATCCAATAAAGAGGTACTCCATAAAATGTATTTGTTTCTCAAATGAAACAGGTAAGTTAAATCAAACAATGGAACATGGCCTTGTTCACATTCTCGCAGCAGGTTCGGGTGTCAAAGCAGCATTCATGCTTGAGACATTTGTGAGGTGAGCCACCTCCACAGAACAATGGATGAAGGTGCTTAGGTGATCACTGCTACAAGTCTGCATTTTGTGTGCATGATTGGACCCCATGATTTATTTTGAAGGAGTTAACCCTAACAATTAAGACATTCAATGGAAAAGACTGCAGAACtggcaaccactttatttttgaaatagaaacaaatgTGCTCATGTACATATGTAGTCCGACCATCTTATGATTCTCTATGCTGCTACAAATTATTCAGACTACCCCGCACAAAAAATTAAGGATCCTTACAAAGTTACTGTTATCAGGAGCTTTGCCTTGAGATTCTGTGCAACAGCATCAATAAATTCCTCTGTATTCAAGTAGGACTCTCCAGTTGCTCTGCACACATTGTAAGGAATAGTTAGCATAACCAAAAGAGGGGGAACAAAAATGAAATTCTCAATTGCTTTGAGAAATGATAAGCAAAGGAGATGATCAATTTAAATCAGGATTTTCAATTGTTTGGCAAAATATAGTAGCTATCAACTATTCCATAATCCACCGTAGAACAGATACGGGTCATTAACTAGATAACTGAGCTGCCTGGCTTTCTTGAACTTCAAATATCACAAAGTTTCTATGGTTCAACTGAATGCTACCAAGCCTTCCCCTACTAAATGGGGTTAACTACATGGATGCTGTTTCGTCTGAAATAACAAACTTCAGAGTCCACGCTAAAGGTTTGGTTATGTATTTTTCCAGTGCCGACTGTCAGCCTGACACATCAATCCTCCCCAACCTGGGCTTGAGACCAGAAATCACTGGCAGAGTTTTTAAATATGACAGTACCTAAATTTTAGTTAAAACATTGGTGACCTTTCCCTCAGCATTCATAAATCTTGATGAAATACATGTTCAACATCCAATACTGGTGCACAAAATTCAAGGTGATCTAGGAGTCCtaaggaatatttcatggaATATAGGTTTTTCCATCCAACAAGTATCAAGCAGCACGTCTCTGACTAATGTGAATGAATAGTCGAGCTAACAGTTTTCTGTTATCTAGGCAACTTGAAAAAATACCGTCTATAAATTTGAAATAACCCACACAAATCatatatgtttaaaaaaaaataaaaaaataaaaaaataaaaaataaaaataaaaattgatagtGTCTACACGTGTAACAGGCATAAACTTGAAATGATTCCACATAAGATGAATGTTTCTACAAAAGTTCGATGGCAAACAGACGAGCACAGGATGAAaatttccaaactttctctctcatgGATGGTCTCTAAGTTGAAGCAAATGTAGTGAGAATAATAAGCCAATTCTCATTCAAATTGAGACTAGCACCATACAAGTTCAACTCAGATACCTGTGATGCAGGAGCTTAGCCACCTAAGGGAGAAGCCCCAAGTCAAGAGTTTGGATTCCTAAAGGACACTGATGGTCATACAAATCTAAccaacaaaacccaatttccaaaaattttatctGGGTACAAATCCAGAATATTTGAAGAATTGCTTAAACACATGTTCTGACTTGAAAATCCTCTTTCTGCCATTCAATCAGGCATTTGTTACACAGTTCCTCCTAAAAGCTGCATTCAGGGCTGGTGGCTAGCAACCATGAAGCTGGACAGGATATAGTAAGGGCAGTTGGGAGATTTTCAGTACGTTTCTAAAATTTATTCTCCTTTTAGCTTGTATGGCTGGTTGTTTAAACAATTTGGATTCTGGCAACACACAGATAAGCAAATGCTAATGTTCTATGTTATAAATTATAGACTGTGTCACTTGATTTCATAAACCTCTAAACCTGCAGTAACACCATAAAGCATGATTTATCAAAACATGAGGCACTCAATTCACTAATTGAGTGTCAATAGGATAAATTCCCTATTTTACAAGTCAATTTCAATCACCAGATTGAAGAAACTAAACTTGAATTTATTCAAATTAGACAAAACAGTTCAACGATATGCAAATTAAAAGGTGGAAAAAGGGCAAGGGGAGCAGGACTGAAAATGACTAGGGTTGAAGTGGTAAGAGGATATGATCGATTTATGTATTGAGTCTATTGACTGCCCCTTTGGCTTTAAATGAATAGGAATGATGAAAGACCATTCATGTAGCTAGCCCTAACTAGATGGGACAAACCTTAGTTTAGTTTTCACGAAAATTGTGTGAAAGTCTACTCGGTCAGCTAAGAGAACTTGGAATGCAGGACACTGATTACTGAGTCACGTCCAAGAACTTATTTTAACAGTGTTTTGTGATGATTTTAACTTAATGGATAACAAACACCAATTTAGGTTTCTGACTAAGCTAGAAGAAGCATATGGCGTAACGCCACCTGAATTCATGATTTGATAAAATGCAAGAAGTAGCATGAAGGAGGACTATAAAAATATAGTGTGTTATAATACCGACTTTGGTCCATGGATCAGAAGAGCAAGGTCCTTCGTCATTTTCCCTGCTTCCACTGTCTCAATACATGCAGTCTCTAGCTTCGTAACGAAATCCAGCAACTTATCATCCTTATCAAGTTTAGCCCTGTAGAGTATTGAGCAGTCAaaagaaattcaaaacaaaaaataggaCCTGAAAATATATTCTAAATAGCTGTAATGATATAATTGAGGTGATACTTATTGGGGGTAGTGAGATGGTGAGAGAGaaatatctttatttttatatacaGAACACTGTGAGAGTGAGAAACTCAGCTCATACCACACACTTAAAAGAGGCAAAAAATGTCAATATATATTATTCAAAAAGGATGAAACTTGAGTAGGCAAACCCATAACCAGTAAGGTAGGGTAGGGGGCTTATCCAGACTGTTGTCTGTGGGGTTGGGAGATTCCAACCTGATGCCATGCTGGGCTAGGTTGGGGGGCCTTCTGTTCAACCTGGTCTGGTCCAAACCCAATATCACATATATGTTTATgtaaatttattaaaatataagtATAACAAATGATACATACATGATATCTATGCATCTATGGTAATCATGTAAAAGAGGATACAGAACCTCCCCAAATTTCATAATATACCggcaaaaataaataactccAGCTATGTCCTTCAACAGAATGAGTTGAACAGGAGGAAAAAATCCAACCACTAGAGTACACTTTCTGTATTTTGGGTGAAGCTTGACTCCCCAAAATCATTAATTATCAAGAGAGATGCATGCATGGAAGACAATATAATTACACGTACTGGTATGATGAGAAAACAGAAacccagaagaaaaaaaagagtataaTGCAAGACATGAACAATGCAGCTAATGGCTTTACTGTGTATGTTGGCCCAAGAAAAACTAGTAAAGAGGACTGCATTCTACAGAAGCAAAACTACCTATGCTCAAGCCCCCGTGTCCATGCAAAAATGGAAGCGATACTGTTAGTACTCGTTTCTTGTCCCTTCTGGTGCTGCCGAAAATGCCGAGTTACAGTTCCATGAGCTGCTTCTGCTTCTAACGTTTTACCATCAGAAGATAACTGCTCAACAACATGTATATTCAAAATTACTGAGCATCTTAAAAAACAATTACTAAATTATGATTTAGTTTGATTAATCAATAATAAGTCACTTTGAAGAAAGAAATGCAACAGTAAGACAAACCAAAACAGATGTCATGAGACCCAGAGAACCAAACCCTGCATCCACCGAAGCAAATTTTCAGTGCAAGAGATAAAGTGATATATTCTGCAAGTTTAAGAAAAATTGAATATAGTGAATGCAGATGGGCGTAGCTCAGATTCATTATATTATACATCCAGAATCTCATAGAGTTCATTTCACTCACACACACGTACAGAGAGCCATCCACAAATCCAACTTGTTGCCATATGTCTAACAAAGAGGCAGTGAAGGATAAGATCAATCTTGGATCAAATTGGTGTAGGAGGGTCTTCAGGGATTATGATTCAGAAACTCATCCATTTTATTCATTTGGTCCAGTTAAAGGCAGAGAGTGATACAACGTGGATCACCAGAGGGGTTTCCTCAATAGATGTTGGCTGTGAAGGTCTTCTCACAGTCGCAATATCACGGTTTATATGCTTTCACATAGCTTCCGTTTTCCCTGATGTTTGATAGTTGTATGCTGTATGATCATCCACTTTGGGAGGAAGTCATCAAATAAGTGGGAGGGTTAGATCTGGTTGACCCATCTCATCAGAACCAACATTTTTTATCAgttcaaaatttcatttccaccactactaagaaagaaaaaaatcaattccCACTAAATTCAGGTAGTTCTGTATTCTCGCTAGACTAGTTTAAGATTTGATTGAACCCCAAGCCTCTACTCACGTAAACTAAATCACATTTTAATGGTGCTGGATTTAAATTTTAATCTCCGTTAACTAGGATTTATTGGCTAACCAATCTTTTTAGAATTATGTGAGGTATCTTGGCCAACCAAgctaaatcaaatcactccttattggtgcatccccaggcctccattgaacatgaccataccacctcagacgactttctcggagcttatcatgaatcggagcaactcccaaatcagctctaacatGGTCAtttccttcctagttttgccacacatccatctcaacatccgcATCTCTGCTCCATATAGCTtgtctatatgacacttcttaactaccTAGCATTCCAcctcatacatcatagctggtcgaACAACTATcctatagaactttcctttaagtTATAAAAGAATACATTAGTGACATAAAACTCCgaatgcacctctccacttcatccacccacTTTAATCCTCTGAGAAAcgtcatcctctatatcaccttctttatttataattgaccccagatatctaaaatgatcactttgcggtatctctctctcctcaatcttcaccatttcattatccatcatagtgtgaCAAAAGTTATACATTATATATTccatcttcgttctacttatcttaaaaccttttgattccaaggttgatctccctcatagctccaacttagcaTTAATCCCAGCTATTGTCTCAtcaaccaaaacaatatcatcaacacaGAGACACCACAgagaacctcatcttgaatgtttctggttaaatcatccatgataagcgcaaacaaataagggcttaaactTGATCCTGGACGTAGCCCAATTGTAACTAGGAATTCGATTCCTTGCCCTCCCACAATTTTCATACTAGCCACCGCgtcctcatacatatcttttATTATATCGACATATTTACTCAAcaaccttctcttctctagtactcaTGCAGGTACAGCTAAGCATTGgagatttttctcttttttttcccttcattgCTTGAATACCATGAAGTGATACAAGAACCTGTAATCAGTACCTAcaagagggaaggagagagagagagagagagagaaacacccaatggagaagaaaaggggggaaTCTAAAGCCACGATAGGATTCAGAATAATCTCTATCGTGGCCTAGGTCCATTGCTTATAATGTATTAAGAGTCCTTCAAAAGGCTAATTACAACCAAAGACTAGGTCTAGAAAATAACAATGACTCAGTAAAACCTAACATAGACCCCTATTTTCGACTAAACACAAACTCTCCCTTTCACGGTACAATATTTAACAATATTGAAtgctcttcaattttttttcatttccttttttctttgtatGCCATGTCATGCAGACATGCATAACTAATGAGTTCAGTTCCACCATGACAACATCTAGGGTCAAGGGTCATATCCTCCTTTCATAGGCCTTGAATGAGCAATTCAATAAGAGATATTGGATCAAATTGATATTGATACACCGAGTACCTGTTGATATGAAGTATTCCAGCGATCCCCACAATCCGAGTCTGAGCTGTTGGAATTGGAATAAGTTCGGCAGTGGATCACGATCGTTCGCCCCAGCACACTAAGCAAAGTTGTAAAGTATTCCAAGGTTCGATTTAGATAGAATGGATGTTAACAAAAAAGGTCTGTATCAAAGTAGGGAAGGAGTGCCTAAGGCTACATTTCCCAGGAAATCCATGCAGGGGAAGAACCTGAAATTGGGACTTTCTTTTATACAACATTCATCTTCTCTTCAATGAAGGTATCCGTGCTTGGATGGCGGCTCTGAATCAGCCTCATGAAAACAATTCCCTGAGGCGCTGACACCATCCAAGGTCAAGGGTCATAATCATATCCTCCTTTCATAGGCCTTCAGGTCCTTCACCACCTCAATCAAATCCTATTCAGCCTTCCCTCCCTCTTTTAGAAGTTTTTGAAATGAACAGCACCATCCCACTCTTCATGGGTGCCATATATGAAATTACTATACATGATAAAACCATGTCTAATGCATCCTTATTTCTCATTCCACCCATCTATCACCATATAATAATCTCAGAACCCTTGGCACCAGTCATTCTATGTGCATAAAGCACGCCTGTCTTGATGTTTTCATTCAACCTTCTACCCattttaaaattatg is a window from the Macadamia integrifolia cultivar HAES 741 chromosome 5, SCU_Mint_v3, whole genome shotgun sequence genome containing:
- the LOC122078050 gene encoding F-box/kelch-repeat protein At1g23390-like, whose amino-acid sequence is MILTRLTMLDLVAASRVSKAWRHSVSTSLRISPRLKPWFLVYALHYRNHSLTSAFAFDPSSHVWLRIQNTHNFHFTTTTTTTGALRSSGSQNLLYTISTTGFSFSSDPFHLTWHHVKPPLVWRENPIVARLGSGVLVVGGTCDFDDDPLTVEVYDIVSGRWDKCQSMPFLFLDSATSNWISTAVTDNKLYLLEKRSRLFCSFDSETKKWGTTFHLKLISNPNYINPPVAVFESTIGFVDGRLILVGLMGETEDFRGLGLWEVDQDTCECRPIGEMPPEMVEKLRNANSPLSTTRVSIEGGSIYIYDPRNPEKIFFCELNEGICRWGYAVNPMVNDRNFRMQRFVFTSCRVGMGDLHKAVATESRTFTVVESD